A stretch of the Actinotalea sp. JY-7876 genome encodes the following:
- a CDS encoding FUSC family protein — protein sequence MTSARVVARARVRQGWRRVRRAALPVLGASVAAGAAWAIAHYGLGHPAPFFAPVSAWVALGFTADRQPRRVAELAAGVAVGVLLGDLLVHVIGTGPVQIAVVLSIAALVGRFIDRGALFTMQAGVQSIVIVALPALQAGSPVGRWLDALVGGVLALMVATLWPQDPRRRVRAVGEEALTEVAELLRHLATGLERRDEDEVEEALARGRASQPVLDQWRDSASAARQSARVSPAFRRHVAELRQLEGAAVCVDRAMRNARVLARRSRAVVRETHDLAGLAALVEDVATAAGDLAGALGSGGDRGRARERLADLARRTDPWLVVPDDWHAQSLVLLLRSLLVDLLEAAGAEPGEARANLPEI from the coding sequence GTGACCTCGGCCCGCGTGGTCGCCCGCGCGCGGGTCCGCCAGGGCTGGCGGCGGGTGCGCCGCGCCGCGCTGCCGGTGCTGGGCGCGAGCGTCGCCGCCGGCGCGGCCTGGGCCATCGCCCACTACGGTCTCGGGCACCCCGCGCCGTTCTTCGCCCCCGTCTCGGCCTGGGTGGCGCTCGGCTTCACGGCCGACCGGCAGCCGCGTCGCGTCGCCGAGCTCGCCGCCGGCGTCGCCGTCGGGGTGCTCCTCGGCGACCTGCTGGTGCACGTCATCGGCACCGGGCCGGTGCAGATCGCCGTCGTGCTGAGCATCGCGGCGCTCGTGGGGCGCTTCATCGACCGCGGCGCGCTGTTCACGATGCAGGCGGGCGTGCAGTCGATCGTCATCGTGGCGCTACCCGCGCTCCAGGCCGGGTCGCCCGTGGGGCGCTGGCTCGACGCGCTCGTCGGCGGCGTCCTCGCGCTGATGGTGGCGACGCTGTGGCCGCAGGACCCGCGGCGCCGCGTGCGCGCGGTCGGCGAGGAGGCGCTCACCGAGGTGGCGGAGCTGCTGCGGCACCTCGCGACGGGCCTCGAGCGCCGGGACGAGGACGAGGTCGAGGAGGCGCTCGCGCGGGGCCGTGCCTCCCAGCCGGTGCTCGACCAGTGGCGGGACTCCGCGTCGGCGGCGCGGCAGTCGGCGCGCGTCTCGCCGGCGTTCCGGCGCCACGTCGCCGAGCTGCGCCAGCTCGAGGGCGCGGCGGTGTGCGTCGACCGCGCCATGCGCAACGCGCGCGTGCTCGCGCGCCGCAGCCGTGCCGTCGTGCGCGAGACCCACGACCTGGCCGGCCTGGCGGCCCTGGTCGAGGACGTCGCGACGGCGGCCGGTGACCTCGCGGGTGCGCTGGGCTCGGGCGGGGACCGCGGTCGGGCCAGGGAGCGGCTCGCCGACCTCGCGCGCCGCACGGACCCGTGGCTCGTCGTGCCCGACGACTGGCACGCCCAGAGCCTCGTGCTGCTGCTGCGCTCGCTCCTGGTCGACCTCCTCGAGGCCGCGGGCGCCGAGCCCGGCGAGGCCCGCGCGAACCTGCCCGAGATCTGA
- a CDS encoding DUF2516 family protein — protein MIASIQVLIFLALYVGVFAACVVALIDLVRRPAGAFVAAGKKTKTFWGALLGVATAIAFVAIPYPLGIGELQFLALGSAVAAIVYLVDVRPAMGSHGRGGPRRPGPRAGGW, from the coding sequence GTGATCGCGTCCATCCAGGTCCTCATCTTCCTCGCGCTCTACGTCGGCGTCTTCGCCGCCTGCGTCGTCGCGCTCATCGACCTGGTGCGCCGCCCGGCGGGGGCCTTCGTCGCCGCGGGCAAGAAGACCAAGACGTTCTGGGGCGCGCTGCTCGGCGTCGCGACGGCGATCGCCTTCGTCGCCATCCCGTACCCCCTCGGCATCGGCGAGCTGCAGTTCCTCGCGCTCGGCAGCGCCGTGGCCGCGATCGTCTACCTCGTGGACGTCCGGCCGGCGATGGGCAGCCACGGCCGGGGCGGACCCCGCCGGCCGGGTCCGCGGGCGGGCGGCTGGTGA